In Romboutsia lituseburensis, a genomic segment contains:
- a CDS encoding phytoene desaturase family protein has translation MRKVIVVGGGIGGLCTAVRLLKQGYEVTVLEKEPRIGGKVNAKFKNGARFDLTASILMAPQIYTEIFEYAGKDYRDYFELLKIDPIYGVNYASGEKYNFYSDLGKMVETLESIEYKLPIRYLNFLTKSLEKYLVSKKYFLNEPMIDATEVSNKKIIKEFMSISPFKSNSKYLNSVIRNEQIINYMIFQSMYIGVNPYKNSNIYSLIPAISHVYGLWYIKGGFYKYIESLEKLIYDLGGSIQTNTTVEKIMIINNKVKGVISEKGDFKCDIVVCNADYPYAIDQLLKNQKKCLKLKKEDYSCSVFIMYLGLNKKYHNLQVHNIYIGEEFKENIQMPFKGELPQHPSLYLYYPSKIDDSVLGKFESILNIMVRVPNLQYKKVKWDKKNINKFRNIILKEIEKIDGLEDLKENILYESYLTPMQLKHKFNSYNGTAFGISHKLNYTTYFRPHLKDEDNKGLYFIGSSTHPGNGISVIIEGTKILTKLIQDDVYKYKI, from the coding sequence ATGAGAAAAGTAATTGTAGTAGGCGGCGGAATTGGAGGTCTTTGTACTGCTGTTAGATTATTAAAACAAGGATATGAAGTTACAGTACTGGAAAAAGAGCCTAGAATAGGCGGGAAAGTAAATGCTAAATTTAAAAATGGAGCAAGATTTGATTTAACTGCATCTATATTGATGGCACCTCAAATTTATACAGAAATTTTTGAATATGCTGGTAAAGATTATAGAGATTATTTTGAACTACTAAAAATAGATCCTATATATGGTGTTAATTATGCTAGTGGAGAAAAATATAACTTTTATAGTGATTTAGGTAAAATGGTAGAAACTTTAGAAAGCATAGAATATAAATTACCTATAAGATATTTAAATTTTTTAACTAAATCTTTAGAAAAATATTTAGTTAGTAAAAAATATTTTTTAAATGAGCCTATGATTGATGCAACAGAAGTATCTAATAAAAAGATTATTAAAGAATTTATGAGTATATCTCCATTTAAAAGTAATAGTAAATATTTAAATAGCGTAATTAGAAATGAGCAAATAATAAATTATATGATATTTCAGTCTATGTATATAGGAGTAAATCCTTATAAAAATTCAAATATATACTCATTAATACCTGCAATATCTCATGTTTATGGTTTGTGGTATATAAAAGGAGGATTTTATAAATATATAGAATCTCTTGAAAAATTAATTTATGATTTAGGCGGTAGTATACAAACTAATACTACTGTTGAGAAAATAATGATAATTAATAATAAAGTTAAAGGAGTAATAAGTGAAAAAGGTGATTTTAAATGCGATATAGTTGTCTGTAATGCAGATTATCCATATGCTATTGATCAACTTTTAAAAAATCAAAAAAAATGCCTTAAGTTAAAGAAAGAAGATTATTCATGTTCTGTATTTATAATGTATTTAGGATTAAATAAAAAATATCATAATCTACAAGTACATAATATCTATATAGGTGAAGAATTTAAAGAAAATATACAGATGCCTTTTAAAGGAGAATTGCCACAACATCCATCATTATATTTATATTATCCAAGTAAGATAGATGACTCTGTATTAGGAAAATTTGAAAGTATATTAAATATTATGGTTAGGGTTCCGAATTTACAATATAAAAAAGTAAAATGGGATAAGAAGAACATAAATAAATTTAGAAATATAATATTAAAAGAAATTGAAAAAATAGATGGCTTAGAAGATTTAAAAGAAAATATATTATATGAATCATATTTAACACCAATGCAATTAAAGCATAAATTTAACTCTTATAATGGGACTGCATTTGGGATTAGCCATAAATTAAATTATACAACTTATTTTAGACCTCATTTAAAAGATGAGGATAATAAGGGATTATATTTTATAGGTTCGTCTACACATCCAGGAAATGGTATATCAGTAATAATAGAGGGAACAAAAATCTTAACAAAGCTTATACAAGATGATGTATATAAATATAAAATATGA
- a CDS encoding RNA polymerase sigma factor: MNLLSLDKKRKENTFKNYIIENQSIFYKIAYTYVKNNEDALDIVQESICKGLSKIKTLKDVELIKPWFYKILINTAIDYIRKNKKYTQEKGDVVSDNFVEHNIDIEIDIQKALDSLCEEDKTLVILRYFEDMKISDIATILDKNENTVKTRLYRALKLLKIQINNGLEGDNYEK; the protein is encoded by the coding sequence ATGAATTTACTAAGCTTAGACAAAAAAAGAAAAGAAAACACTTTTAAAAATTACATCATAGAAAATCAAAGTATATTTTATAAAATAGCATACACTTATGTTAAAAATAATGAAGATGCCTTAGATATAGTACAAGAATCTATATGTAAAGGACTATCAAAGATAAAGACTCTTAAAGATGTAGAGTTAATAAAACCATGGTTTTATAAAATTTTAATAAATACAGCTATAGACTACATAAGAAAAAATAAAAAATACACTCAAGAAAAAGGAGACGTAGTTTCTGATAATTTCGTTGAGCATAATATAGATATAGAAATAGATATTCAGAAGGCCTTAGACAGTTTGTGCGAGGAAGACAAAACCTTAGTAATTCTTAGGTATTTTGAAGATATGAAAATATCAGATATAGCAACAATACTAGACAAAAATGAAAATACTGTAAAGACGAGACTTTATAGAGCTTTAAAGCTATTAAAAATTCAGATAAATAATGGATTAGAAGGAGACAATTATGAAAAATAA
- a CDS encoding tRNA 2-thiocytidine biosynthesis TtcA family protein, which yields MPMQKLLSKARQAIQDFDMIQENDKIAIGLSGGKDSLTLLHILSNYRKFSPQKFELIAITLNPGGVDNAPLYELCEDLDVPFYEIQTNIKEIVFDIRKEKNPCSLCANLRRGALNDNAKKLGCNKVALGHHKDDAIETFLMSMFYEGRVNCFSPKTHMDKQDLTIIRPMVYIEEYMTKKATKEYNYPVIENPCPANGHTKRQDVKELLAKLNKDMPGVKKNLFGALNNSEKLFIWDKNKIK from the coding sequence ATGCCTATGCAAAAACTTCTTAGCAAAGCTCGTCAAGCTATACAAGATTTTGATATGATACAAGAAAATGATAAGATAGCTATAGGACTTTCTGGTGGTAAAGATAGTTTAACTTTACTTCATATTCTTAGCAATTATAGAAAGTTCTCACCTCAAAAATTCGAGTTAATAGCTATAACTTTAAATCCTGGTGGCGTTGATAATGCTCCACTTTATGAGTTATGTGAAGATTTAGATGTTCCATTTTATGAAATTCAAACTAATATAAAAGAGATCGTTTTTGATATTAGAAAAGAAAAAAATCCATGTTCTTTATGCGCTAATTTAAGACGTGGTGCTTTAAATGATAATGCTAAAAAATTAGGATGCAATAAAGTAGCATTAGGCCATCATAAAGATGATGCTATAGAAACATTTTTAATGTCTATGTTTTATGAAGGAAGAGTTAACTGCTTCTCACCTAAAACACATATGGATAAGCAGGATTTAACTATAATTAGACCTATGGTATATATTGAAGAATATATGACTAAAAAAGCTACAAAAGAATATAACTATCCTGTAATAGAAAATCCTTGTCCAGCTAATGGTCATACAAAAAGACAAGATGTAAAAGAACTTTTAGCTAAACTGAATAAAGATATGCCTGGAGTTAAGAAGAATCTTTTCGGAGCTTTAAATAATTCTGAAAAATTATTTATTTGGGATAAAAATAAAATTAAATAA
- a CDS encoding vitamin B12 dependent-methionine synthase activation domain-containing protein gives MVNNIINSYINSLININKEEVLRYLEYKGQYIDRNLNDLIDECIKMTKEKINPRYYLRVYPILRNNDNKSIFFEDCRLNFKSNDLYTLLHGCEACIILGTTLGINIEKEIRKYSYIDLTKSIVLDACATTSIEELCDIVEKELSEELNKEGKYLTMRYSPGYGDLSIESNKDIIDTLNFNKNLGLTITSNNIMIPRKSVIAIIGITSEDKTNKKHKCIMCSNYTNCKYRKGDEENECKGVYKE, from the coding sequence ATGGTTAATAATATCATAAATAGCTATATAAATAGCTTAATTAATATAAATAAAGAAGAAGTTTTAAGATATTTAGAATATAAAGGTCAGTATATAGATAGAAATCTAAATGATTTAATAGATGAGTGTATCAAAATGACCAAGGAAAAGATAAACCCTCGATATTATTTGAGGGTTTATCCTATATTAAGAAATAATGATAATAAATCGATATTTTTTGAAGATTGTAGATTAAACTTTAAAAGTAATGACTTATATACATTATTACATGGATGTGAAGCATGTATTATTTTAGGAACAACTTTAGGAATAAATATAGAAAAAGAAATAAGAAAATATTCATATATAGACTTAACAAAAAGTATAGTTCTAGATGCATGTGCTACTACATCAATAGAAGAGCTATGTGATATTGTAGAAAAAGAGTTATCTGAAGAACTTAATAAAGAAGGAAAATATTTAACTATGAGGTATAGTCCTGGATACGGAGATTTATCTATAGAAAGTAATAAAGATATAATAGATACCTTAAATTTTAACAAAAACTTAGGTCTAACAATCACATCAAACAATATTATGATACCTAGAAAATCAGTAATTGCTATAATCGGAATAACTTCAGAAGATAAAACAAACAAAAAACATAAATGTATAATGTGTTCGAATTATACAAATTGTAAATATAGAAAAGGGGATGAAGAGAATGAATGTAAGGGAGTATATAAAGAATAA
- a CDS encoding S-ribosylhomocysteine lyase, which produces MQKVESFKLDHTKVKAPYVRKCCVLDGLKGDKVSKFDLRFLQPNSETFGTAAMHGLEHLLATYLRDTLDDIIDLSPMGCRTGFYLILWGDVESLIVKKGLEEALKMVLKSTEMPAATAVECGNYKDLSLFGAKEYAREALEKGFALNIYG; this is translated from the coding sequence ATGCAAAAAGTAGAAAGTTTTAAATTAGATCATACTAAAGTTAAAGCACCATATGTTAGAAAATGTTGTGTGTTAGATGGATTAAAAGGGGACAAGGTAAGCAAATTTGATTTAAGATTTTTACAACCAAATTCAGAAACTTTTGGAACAGCAGCTATGCATGGTTTAGAGCACTTATTAGCAACATATTTAAGAGATACTTTAGATGATATAATAGATTTATCTCCAATGGGATGTAGAACAGGGTTTTATTTAATACTGTGGGGAGATGTAGAGTCTTTAATAGTAAAAAAAGGATTAGAAGAAGCATTAAAAATGGTATTGAAATCTACAGAAATGCCAGCTGCAACAGCTGTAGAATGTGGCAATTATAAAGATTTATCATTATTTGGAGCAAAAGAGTATGCAAGAGAAGCTTTAGAAAAAGGATTTGCTCTTAATATATATGGTTAA
- the argF gene encoding ornithine carbamoyltransferase — translation MAVNLRGRSFLKLLDFSSAEIRYLLDLSKNLKDLKRAGVVNRTLEGKNVVILFEKDSTRTRCSFEVGAMDLGMGVTYLGPTGSQMGKKESIADTARVLGRMYDGIEYRGFSQEIVEELAANAGVPVWNGLTDEFHPTQMIADLLTIEEKLGRLKGVNFVYMGDARNNMGNSLMVACAKMGLNFTACAPKELFPADELVATCKEIAAENGCTITLTEDVMAGTKNADVIYTDVWVSMGEPAEVWEARIKQLMPFQVNKAVMDNANPEAIFMHCLPAFHDLKTKVGAEMGEKFGITEMEVTDEVFESKQSVVFDEAENRMHTIKAIMASTIGQ, via the coding sequence ATGGCAGTTAATTTAAGAGGACGTTCATTTTTAAAATTATTAGATTTTTCAAGCGCAGAAATAAGATATTTATTAGATTTATCTAAAAACTTAAAAGACCTAAAAAGAGCTGGTGTAGTAAACAGAACTTTAGAAGGTAAAAACGTTGTTATATTATTCGAAAAAGATTCAACTAGAACTAGATGCTCATTCGAAGTTGGAGCTATGGACTTAGGAATGGGTGTTACATACCTAGGACCAACTGGTTCTCAAATGGGTAAAAAAGAATCTATAGCAGATACTGCTAGAGTTTTAGGAAGAATGTATGATGGTATAGAATACAGAGGATTCTCTCAAGAAATAGTTGAAGAATTAGCTGCAAATGCTGGAGTACCAGTATGGAACGGATTAACAGATGAATTCCATCCAACTCAAATGATAGCTGACTTATTAACTATAGAAGAAAAATTAGGAAGATTAAAAGGTGTAAACTTTGTTTACATGGGAGATGCTAGAAACAACATGGGTAACTCTTTAATGGTTGCTTGTGCTAAGATGGGATTAAACTTCACAGCTTGTGCTCCAAAAGAATTATTCCCAGCTGATGAATTAGTTGCTACTTGCAAAGAAATAGCTGCTGAAAACGGATGTACTATAACATTAACTGAAGATGTTATGGCTGGAACTAAGAATGCTGACGTTATATACACTGACGTTTGGGTATCTATGGGAGAACCTGCTGAAGTTTGGGAAGCTAGAATCAAGCAATTAATGCCATTCCAAGTTAATAAAGCTGTTATGGATAACGCTAATCCAGAAGCTATATTCATGCACTGCTTACCTGCATTCCATGACCTAAAAACTAAGGTAGGAGCAGAAATGGGTGAAAAATTCGGTATAACTGAAATGGAAGTTACTGATGAAGTATTTGAATCTAAGCAATCAGTTGTATTCGATGAAGCAGAAAACAGAATGCATACTATAAAAGCTATAATGGCTTCTACTATAGGACAATAA
- a CDS encoding anti-sigma-V factor rsiV, with protein sequence MKNKKLEQLKSNYNNIEIPENLNNVVNESLNKKKSLNKKWLTSAASIAVLVGGINLSPAFANTLEQIPIVGNIVKVVRLSNYNLNENGFDVSIDVSKVEGLKNKELQENINKEMEANAKQLYQDYVKEIEQLKKDNIPGREMVKSWSETMTNNDKILSLVVYEFHAQGSSNTTRKFYNINKQNETALTLENMFAGKDYINIISKNIKEQMKQQMKEDSNKVYWLNDKEIGDENFNKIRKDQGFYINDKNELVICFDKYEVAPGAMGLVEFTIPNDVLAPNLG encoded by the coding sequence ATGAAAAATAAAAAACTAGAGCAATTAAAAAGTAACTATAATAATATAGAAATTCCTGAGAATTTAAATAATGTTGTTAATGAATCATTAAACAAGAAAAAGTCTTTGAATAAAAAGTGGTTAACAAGTGCAGCATCAATAGCTGTATTAGTAGGTGGAATTAATTTAAGTCCAGCATTTGCAAATACGTTAGAGCAAATACCTATAGTAGGAAACATAGTTAAAGTTGTAAGATTATCAAATTATAACTTAAACGAAAATGGGTTTGATGTATCGATAGATGTGTCTAAGGTAGAGGGATTAAAAAATAAAGAATTACAAGAAAATATAAATAAAGAAATGGAAGCTAATGCAAAACAATTATATCAAGATTATGTAAAAGAAATAGAACAATTAAAGAAAGATAATATACCAGGAAGAGAAATGGTTAAGTCATGGTCTGAAACTATGACAAATAATGATAAGATATTATCTCTAGTAGTATATGAGTTTCATGCACAAGGTTCATCTAATACAACAAGAAAATTCTATAATATCAATAAGCAAAATGAAACTGCTCTTACTCTTGAAAACATGTTTGCAGGAAAAGATTATATAAATATAATAAGTAAAAATATAAAAGAGCAAATGAAACAACAAATGAAAGAAGATTCTAATAAAGTCTACTGGTTAAATGATAAGGAAATTGGAGATGAAAACTTTAATAAGATAAGAAAAGATCAAGGTTTTTATATAAATGATAAAAATGAGTTAGTTATATGTTTTGATAAATATGAAGTAGCTCCAGGGGCTATGGGATTAGTAGAATTTACTATTCCAAACGATGTTTTAGCTCCTAACTTAGGATAA
- a CDS encoding YfcC family protein: MSNDKKKKFKFPSAYTVLLAIMIAIALITQVVPGVKKAQLSDLVMAPVTGMVGVKDLALDAEIQKSMEENGVEGALKTINDADGSYMSVWNEGQVKGAIDVALFVLIIGGFLGVVTKTGALDAGVGALVKKLKGKELMLIPVLMFLFSLGGTSYGMAEESLAFYALITATMMAAGFDPLVGAATLLLGCGIGCLGSTVNPFAIGAAVSAAGAAGVTINQGTTIAIGAALWLIPLIISIIYVMKYAKKVYADKNATILSKGELDAAHDAFSNDSEEILELDGKRKFVLVLFALSFAVMIMSVIPWSNFGITIFENTTAWFNGSPLGGWWFPELTIWFFLMSVLIGIVYRMSEEDIVGSFINGCADMVGVALVVGISRGVSFMMANSGLDLYILDKASGVLSGVSGMLFANMAYIIYIALSFLIPSTSGLASVSMPIFAPLAQKLNIAPEIIVSAFCAGSGIVNLVTPTSGVVMGGLAIAKIDYATWVKFVTKLLALIFVATIVILAAGSMLL; encoded by the coding sequence ATGTCAAACGACAAAAAGAAAAAGTTTAAATTCCCATCTGCGTATACAGTATTGTTAGCAATAATGATAGCTATCGCACTAATAACTCAAGTTGTACCTGGTGTTAAGAAAGCTCAACTTTCAGATCTAGTTATGGCTCCAGTAACAGGTATGGTTGGGGTAAAAGATTTAGCTTTAGATGCAGAAATTCAAAAGTCTATGGAGGAAAATGGAGTAGAAGGTGCACTTAAAACAATTAATGATGCAGACGGTTCATACATGAGTGTATGGAACGAAGGGCAAGTTAAAGGTGCAATAGACGTTGCTTTATTCGTACTTATAATAGGTGGATTCCTAGGAGTTGTAACAAAAACAGGAGCTTTAGATGCAGGTGTTGGAGCACTTGTTAAGAAACTAAAAGGAAAAGAATTAATGCTTATACCAGTATTAATGTTTTTATTCTCTTTAGGTGGAACATCTTATGGTATGGCTGAAGAGTCTTTAGCATTTTACGCATTAATAACTGCAACTATGATGGCAGCAGGGTTTGATCCATTAGTAGGGGCTGCTACATTATTACTTGGTTGTGGTATCGGATGTTTAGGATCGACAGTAAACCCATTTGCAATAGGAGCTGCAGTATCAGCTGCTGGAGCTGCAGGGGTAACAATAAATCAAGGTACTACTATAGCAATAGGAGCTGCATTATGGTTAATACCTTTAATAATTTCAATAATATATGTTATGAAGTATGCTAAAAAAGTTTATGCAGATAAAAATGCTACAATATTATCTAAGGGTGAATTAGATGCAGCTCATGATGCATTTAGCAATGATTCAGAAGAGATATTAGAGCTAGATGGAAAGAGAAAATTTGTTTTAGTATTATTTGCACTATCTTTTGCAGTTATGATAATGAGTGTTATACCATGGAGTAACTTTGGAATAACTATATTTGAAAACACTACAGCATGGTTTAATGGTTCTCCATTAGGAGGATGGTGGTTCCCTGAATTAACAATATGGTTCTTCTTAATGTCTGTTTTAATAGGAATAGTTTACAGAATGTCAGAAGAAGATATAGTTGGTTCATTTATAAATGGATGTGCTGATATGGTTGGTGTTGCTTTAGTTGTTGGTATATCAAGAGGGGTATCTTTCATGATGGCAAACTCTGGTCTTGACTTATACATACTAGATAAAGCATCTGGAGTATTAAGTGGAGTATCTGGTATGTTATTTGCTAACATGGCTTATATAATATACATAGCATTATCATTCTTAATACCATCTACTTCAGGATTAGCATCAGTTTCTATGCCAATATTTGCACCATTAGCTCAAAAGTTAAATATTGCACCAGAAATAATAGTTTCTGCATTCTGTGCAGGTAGTGGTATAGTAAATTTAGTAACTCCAACATCAGGAGTTGTTATGGGTGGTCTTGCAATTGCAAAAATAGACTATGCTACATGGGTTAAGTTTGTAACTAAATTATTAGCTTTAATATTCGTAGCAACTATAGTTATATTAGCTGCAGGATCTATGCTGTTATAA
- the arcC gene encoding carbamate kinase, with protein sequence MKRLVIALGGNALGNNPEEQLELVKHTAKTIVDLSEEGYNVIVGHGNGPQVGMINLAMDFAANNGANTPSMPFAECGSMSQGYIGYHLQQSIKNELNARKLNKNVASIVTQVVVDENDDAFKNLTKPVGMFYTKEEADKIAAEKGFTFVEDAGRGYRRVVASPQPQKIVELETVKQLVDNGSIVITVGGGGIPVIEKEDGSLHGVAAVIDKDKSSAKLAKDLDAEMLVILTAVDRVCINFNKPNQEALASINLDQAAKYIEEGHFAPGSMLPKVEACVDFVESSSKGKALITSLEKAKEALHGTTGTIICKEDEICNA encoded by the coding sequence ATGAAGAGATTAGTTATAGCACTAGGGGGAAATGCACTAGGGAACAATCCGGAAGAACAATTAGAATTAGTTAAACATACAGCAAAAACAATAGTAGATTTATCAGAAGAAGGTTACAACGTAATAGTTGGACATGGAAATGGACCTCAAGTTGGTATGATAAACTTAGCAATGGATTTTGCAGCTAATAACGGAGCAAACACTCCAAGTATGCCATTTGCTGAATGTGGATCAATGAGTCAAGGATATATAGGATATCACTTACAACAATCTATAAAAAATGAATTAAATGCTAGAAAATTAAATAAAAATGTTGCATCTATAGTAACTCAAGTTGTAGTTGATGAAAATGATGATGCTTTCAAAAACTTAACGAAGCCAGTAGGGATGTTCTATACTAAAGAAGAAGCTGATAAAATAGCTGCTGAAAAAGGATTTACATTTGTAGAAGATGCTGGAAGAGGATATAGAAGAGTTGTTGCTTCTCCACAACCTCAAAAAATAGTTGAATTAGAAACAGTTAAGCAATTAGTTGATAATGGAAGTATAGTAATCACTGTTGGTGGTGGTGGTATACCAGTAATAGAAAAAGAAGATGGATCATTACACGGTGTAGCTGCTGTTATAGACAAAGACAAATCAAGTGCTAAATTAGCTAAAGACCTTGATGCTGAAATGTTAGTAATATTAACTGCAGTAGATAGAGTTTGCATAAACTTCAACAAACCAAACCAAGAAGCTTTAGCATCTATAAACTTAGATCAAGCAGCTAAATATATAGAAGAAGGACATTTTGCTCCAGGTTCTATGTTACCTAAAGTAGAAGCTTGTGTAGATTTCGTAGAATCTTCATCTAAAGGAAAAGCGTTAATAACTTCATTAGAAAAAGCTAAAGAAGCTTTACACGGAACTACAGGAACTATAATATGTAAAGAAGATGAAATATGCAACGCATAA
- a CDS encoding NAD-dependent epimerase/dehydratase family protein — protein sequence MKSILVMGGNDFIGSALAEYLIKCGYKVDILTKGKKGVKLKTLGKHFLCDRDEISQLKKILNKKSYEYIYDMTAYSKDDIKNLIECIDLKSLKKYVVLSSGAVYKDSSKQAREDNEKGENKNWGKYGLDKKEAEDYIINSDIPYIIIRPTYIYGPNNNLYREIYFFERILQEKKIPVPHGKNVITQFIYIDDLVKVLESLTHNDRVREAYNVTNPQLISWNDLIQTCGEVVKKSPVVKLVDINKINLEERQYFPFRNIDYNLDIDKLIEHGLYIPNVLLKEGLKKTYKWYLSTKPKLQDKKMSKVDDIIKIS from the coding sequence ATGAAATCAATTTTAGTTATGGGTGGAAATGACTTCATAGGTTCTGCGTTAGCCGAATATTTAATAAAATGTGGATATAAAGTAGATATACTTACAAAAGGAAAAAAAGGTGTTAAATTAAAAACTTTAGGAAAACATTTTCTTTGTGATAGAGATGAAATATCTCAATTAAAAAAAATATTAAATAAAAAATCTTATGAATATATATATGATATGACTGCATATTCGAAGGATGATATAAAAAATTTAATAGAGTGTATCGACTTAAAATCCTTAAAAAAGTATGTTGTTTTATCATCAGGTGCTGTATATAAAGATAGTAGTAAACAGGCAAGAGAAGATAATGAAAAGGGAGAAAATAAAAACTGGGGAAAATATGGCCTTGATAAAAAAGAAGCAGAAGACTATATAATCAACAGTGATATACCATATATAATTATTAGGCCTACATATATTTATGGACCTAATAATAATCTTTATAGAGAAATTTATTTTTTTGAAAGAATATTACAAGAAAAGAAAATACCAGTTCCACATGGAAAGAATGTCATTACTCAATTTATATATATTGATGACTTAGTAAAAGTTTTAGAAAGTTTAACTCATAATGATAGAGTAAGAGAAGCCTACAATGTAACAAACCCCCAACTTATATCATGGAATGATTTAATACAAACATGTGGAGAAGTAGTAAAAAAATCTCCAGTAGTAAAATTAGTAGATATAAATAAGATTAATTTAGAGGAAAGACAATACTTCCCGTTTAGAAATATAGATTATAATTTAGATATAGATAAATTAATAGAACATGGGCTATATATACCAAATGTATTGTTAAAAGAAGGACTTAAAAAAACTTATAAATGGTATTTATCAACGAAACCAAAATTACAAGATAAAAAAATGAGTAAGGTAGATGATATTATAAAAATTAGTTAA